Proteins from one Ascaphus truei isolate aAscTru1 chromosome 19, aAscTru1.hap1, whole genome shotgun sequence genomic window:
- the GPI gene encoding glucose-6-phosphate isomerase, whose amino-acid sequence MALSSDPVFLKLTQWYAAHHSNLNMRKMFEADKNRFCTFSKTLETGEGDILVDYSKNLITEEVLKLLIELARSRGVESARKRMFSAEKINFTENRAVLHTALRNRSNTPILVDGKDVMPEVNAVLEKMKAFCQKVRSGDWKGYTGKAMTDVVNIGIGGSDLGPLMVTEALKPYSKGGPRVWFVSNIDGTHIAKTLAELNPETTLFIIASKTFTTQETITNAETAKEWFLNSAKDPSAVAKHFAALSTNAPKVKAFGIDVANMFEFWDWVGGRYSLWSAIGLTIALHIGFDNFEKLLAGAHWMDNHFCTAPLESNIPVILAMLGVWYINFYSCETHALLPYDQYMHRFAAYFQQGDMESNGKYVTKSGARVNYSTGPVVWGEPGTNGQHAFYQLIHQGTRLIPCDFLIPVQTQHPIRKGLHHTILLANFLAQTEALMKGKSNDEAKKELQASGLSGDALEKLLPHKVFEGNRPTNSILFPKLTPFILGALIAMYEHKIFVQGVVWDINSYDQWGVELGKQLAKKIEPELESDAAVTSHDCSTNALIGFIKKHRG is encoded by the exons ATGGCTCTGAGCAGTGACCCCGTGTTCCTGAAGCTGACCCAGTGGTACGCAGCTCACCACTCCAACCTGAACATGAGGAAGATGTTTGAGGCTGATAAGAACCGGTTCTGCACCTTCAG TAAAACGCTTGAGACCGGCGAGGGAGACATCTTGGTGGATTACTCAAAGAACCTCATCACAGAGGAAGTTCTGAAGTTGCTGATAGAACTG GCCCGTTCGAGAGGTGTTGAGAGCGCTAGAAAGCGGATGTTCTCTGCTGAGAAGATCAACTTCACGGAG AACCGCGCTGtcctgcacactgctctgcgcaaTCGTTCCAATACCCCGATCCTGGTGGATGGAAAGGATGTGATGCCGGAAGTGAATGCCGTGTTGGAGAAGATGAAGGCGTTCTGCCAG AAAGTCCGCAGTGGGGACTGGAAGGGGTACACTGGAAAGGCCATGACGGACGTGGTTAACATTGGCATTGGTGGCTCTGACTTG GGACCTCTGATGGTGACTGAAGCCCTCAAGCCATACTCCAAGGGAGGACCTCGCGTCTGGTTTGTCTCAAATATTGATGGCACTCATATTGCCAAGACTCTGGCTGAACTGAATCCTGAGACCACCCTCTTCATTATTGCATCCAAG ACTTTTACAACCCAGGAAACGATCACCAATGCAGAAACGGCTAAGGAGTGGTTCCTGAATTCTGCCAAAGAT CCATCTGCAGTGGCAAAACATTTTGCTGCCCTGTCTACCAATGCT CCAAAGGTGAAGGCGTTTGGAATAGACGTTGCTAACATGTTTGAGTTCTGGGAT TGGGTTGGCGGCCGTTACTCGCTGTGGTCAGCCATTGGTCTCACTATTGCTCTTCACATTG GTTTTGACAACTTTGAGAAACTTCTGGCGGGCGCTCACTGGATG GACAATCACTTCTGCACCGCTCCTCTGGAAAGTAATATTCCGGTGATACTGGCCATGCTGGGAGTTTGGTACATCAACTTCTACAGCTGTGAGACTCACGCCCTTCTGCCCTACGACCAGTACATGCACCGGTTTGCAGCCTATTTCCAGCAG GGCGATATGGAATCAAACGGGAAATATGTCACAAAGAGCGGTGCCCGTGTGAACTACAGCACCGGGcctgtggtgtggggagaacctgGTACCAACGGGCAGCATGCGTTCTATCAGCTCATACATCAAG GGACTCGCTTGATTCCTTGTGACTTTCTGATCCCTGTCCAAACTCAACATCCAATCAGAAAAGGGCTGCATCAcacg ATCCTTTTGGCCAACTTCCTTGCTCAAACTGAGGCTTTGATGAAGGGAAAATCAAACGACGAGGCCAAGAAGGAGTTGCAGGCTTCTGGATTGAGTGGGGATGCTCTGGAAAAACTGCTTCCACACAAG GTCTTCGAAGGAAACAGACCAACTAATTCCATTCTCTTCCCGAAACTTACTCCATTCATTCTGGGAGCCTTAATTG ctatgTATGAGCACAAGATCTTCGTACAAGGAGTGGTGTGGGACATAAACAGCTATGACCAATGGGG TGTTGAGCTTGGAAAGCAACTGGCCAAGAAAATTGAACCTGAACTGGAATCTGACGCCGCTGTAACATCTCACGACTGTTCCACTAACGCACTGATCGGCTTCATCAAGAAGCACCGAGGCTAA